In Macadamia integrifolia cultivar HAES 741 chromosome 13, SCU_Mint_v3, whole genome shotgun sequence, one DNA window encodes the following:
- the LOC122059379 gene encoding transcription factor bHLH162-like isoform X1, whose product MENYQPASPRTDRKTVERNRRNHMKTLYSDLNSVIPNQNSKLMDLQEAMPMPDQLEEATNYIKRLKNKLERLKERKEQLMGIERLSKSMSSSGMTTVELRKPPHIEIHDMGSALEVILISEFLSHFMFYEIIRVLQEEGADVVNANFYLLGQTYFHTIHSEVGESTFGSGAARISSRLKAYVHEFFNSL is encoded by the exons ATGGAGAATTATCAACCTGCTTCCCCAAGAACTGATCGCAAGACTGTAGAGAGGAATAGGAGAAATCACATGAAGACTCTCTACTCCGACCTCAATTCTGTAATCCCCAATCAAAACTCTaag TTGATGGACTTGCAGGAAGCAATGCCGATGCCTGATCAACTGGAAGAAGCTACTAATTATATAAAAAGGCTAAAGAATAAATTGGAAAGACTGAAGGAGAGGAAAGAACAATTAATGGGGATAGAAAGATTAAGCAAAAGCATGAGCAGCAGTGGAATGACTACAGTGGAATTGAGAAAACCGCCTCATATTGAGATTCATGATATGGGTTCTGCTTTAGAGGTGATTCTGATAAGTGAGTTCTTGAGTCACTTCATGTTCTATGAGATTATCCGTGTGCTTCAAGAGGAAGGTGCTGATGTTGTCAATGCCAACTTTTATCTACTCGGCCAAACATATTTCCACACCATACATTCAGAG GTGGGAGAGTCTACTTTTGGTTCTGGAGCTGCAAGGATTTCCAGCAGACTAAAAGCGTATGTCCATGAATTCTTTAATTCTCTCTGA
- the LOC122059379 gene encoding transcription factor bHLH162-like isoform X2, with product MENYQPASPRTDRKTVERNRRNHMKTLYSDLNSVIPNQNSKEAMPMPDQLEEATNYIKRLKNKLERLKERKEQLMGIERLSKSMSSSGMTTVELRKPPHIEIHDMGSALEVILISEFLSHFMFYEIIRVLQEEGADVVNANFYLLGQTYFHTIHSEVGESTFGSGAARISSRLKAYVHEFFNSL from the exons ATGGAGAATTATCAACCTGCTTCCCCAAGAACTGATCGCAAGACTGTAGAGAGGAATAGGAGAAATCACATGAAGACTCTCTACTCCGACCTCAATTCTGTAATCCCCAATCAAAACTCTaag GAAGCAATGCCGATGCCTGATCAACTGGAAGAAGCTACTAATTATATAAAAAGGCTAAAGAATAAATTGGAAAGACTGAAGGAGAGGAAAGAACAATTAATGGGGATAGAAAGATTAAGCAAAAGCATGAGCAGCAGTGGAATGACTACAGTGGAATTGAGAAAACCGCCTCATATTGAGATTCATGATATGGGTTCTGCTTTAGAGGTGATTCTGATAAGTGAGTTCTTGAGTCACTTCATGTTCTATGAGATTATCCGTGTGCTTCAAGAGGAAGGTGCTGATGTTGTCAATGCCAACTTTTATCTACTCGGCCAAACATATTTCCACACCATACATTCAGAG GTGGGAGAGTCTACTTTTGGTTCTGGAGCTGCAAGGATTTCCAGCAGACTAAAAGCGTATGTCCATGAATTCTTTAATTCTCTCTGA